ACCGACGCGGGGCGCGACCGAACCCGCAACGAGCCCAACGATCAGCGCGCAGCCGGCGCCGGCTACGCTTGGCTCGCCGCGGCTCACCTTCTGATCAACCGCCCGGACGATCGCCTCGCGATCCACAATCGCGGCATCAGCGGCAACAAGGTCCACCAACTCGCCGAGCGCTGGCAGACTGACTGCCTCGATCTCAAGCCAGACGTGCTCAGCATCTTGATTGGCGTAAACGACGTTTGGCATCGCGTCAACGGCCAGTACGACGGGACGCTCGCCACCTATCGCGACGATTATCGGGCACTGTTGGAGCGAACGAAGAAGGCGCTGCCGAGCGTGAAGCTGGTGATCTGCGAACCGTTCGTCCTGCGGTGCGGCTCGGTGACCGACGCTTTCTTCCCGGCGATCGACGAGTTTCGCGGGGTTGCGAAGGAGATCTGCGACGAGTTCGACGGGCGGTTCGTCGCGTTTCAAACCTTGCTGGACGCCGCGGCAGAACTGGCCGCCAAGGAATTCTGGCTCCGCGACGGAGTCCACCCCACCGACCACGGCGCGGCGCTGATGGCCGGGGCGTGGCTCCAGGCGACCGGGACGGCGTGACTTTGACTCGAGAGCGGCGCCCCGCTCCTAGCCCGTCGTCCGCATCCCCGCCGAGACCCCTTTGATCGTGATGTTCATGATGTGTTCCGACTCGTCGGGAAGCGCGTCGGCGCTCGACACGGGACGTCGGGCCGTGCGGTCCAACAGCGCGGCTTGCACGACGTTGAGCGGGTCGACGTAGCCGTTGCGGACTTGGATCGATCGCTTGAGCCAAGGGACGTCGTCCAACAGTTCGCTGCCGCCGGCGATGGCGACGACCGCCCGCTCGGAACGTTCGAACTCGGCGATGATTGCTGCCGTCAGTTCGTTCGCCCCGGGGATCTCGGAACCCAGGCGGGCGTATAGGCGAAAGACCGGCATGTTCGCCTTGGCGAGGGCGAGGGCCGCGTTGCTGATCGTCGCCTCGAAGAACGGCCAATCGCGGTACATCGTGCGCAGGGCGTCCATCGCGGTCGGGTCGTCTGCGACCGATTCGACGGCCGACCCTAAGCCGTACCAGGCAGGCAACAGCGCGCGGCATTGCGTCCACGAGAAGACCCACGGGATCGCTCGCAGGTCTTCGATGCGGTTGCTTGCCTTGCGTTTCGAGGGGCGCGAGCCGATGGGGAGCCGCTCGATCTCGTCGATCGGCGTGACGGCGCGATAGTAGTCGGCGAACGCCGGGGCGTCGACCAGTTTGCGGTACGCCGTGAACGACCGCTCGGCGAGCTGCGTCATGAGCGTCGACCACTCGGTCGGCGGCGGCGTCGGGCGGCGCGACGCGGCCACCAGCGCCGACCAGCTCACCTGCTCCAAATGGCGGTAGGCGATCTCGGGGGTGTCGTACCGCTCGGCGAGCACTTCCCCTTGCTCGGTCAGCCGCAGCGAGCCGGAGAACGCGACAGTCGGCAGCGACAAAATGCTCCGTGCCGCGGGGCCCCCGCCGCGGCCCAGCGAACCGCCGCGGCCATGGAAGAACGTCAGCGAGACTCCGAACTCGTCGGCGACCTGCTGCATCTCGATCTGCGATTGCTGCAGCGCCCACTGGGCGGCGAGATATCCGCCGTCCTTGGTGCTGTCGGAGTAACCGACCATGACCATCTGGTCGTTCCCCTGAGCGGCCAGATACTCGCGATACTCCGGCACGGAGAACAGCATTCGCAGCGTGTCGGGCGCCGCGTGCAAATCGCCGATCGTCTCGAACAGCGGGGCGACCGGCAGACGCAACTCGGCGTCTCCGGGCCGGCAGCCGTCGACTCGCTCCGACCACCGCCACAACCACAGCATCGCCAGGACGTCGCTGGCGGTTTTGGTCATGCTGAGGATGTGGGCTCCCAGCGGCTCCATCCCGCCATGGCGTGCCGTGCGCCGCAAGAGCGCGAACAAGGCGAGCGACTCGCGAGCCGTCTCCGATCCGGCGAAATCGAGCCCCGGCAAGCGTCCGTCTCCCATCGTCTCGACGAGCAACTTCTCGCGGGAGATCTCGTTCAGCGCGCCGGGATCCGCGCATAGACCGGCTGAGCGCCACAATTCGTCGACCGTCGCATGATACGCCGAAGAATGCTGCCGCACGTCGAGCCGCGCACAGTGGAGCCCGAACACCTCGATCTGATCGAGCCACGGTTCGACTTCGTTCCGGACGACCAATTCGTCGCCGGCGGAGCGGAGGCAGTCGGCCACCAGGCGCACGTCGGCGGCCAGTTCGGCGGCAGTGCGGTAGCCGGGGGCTTCGGGGTCGAGCGGCGCATCAACCGGCGCGTCGAGCGTGTGTTGCAATCGCCAGACAATGGCGTGCAACCAGCGGCGATACGTCTCCAGCGGAGGCATCTTGGTCAGCAGTTCGCCCAGCGCGGACCAGCGGTCGGCGGCATGCTCGAGCGCCGCTTCCAGTCGCGCGGGGCGCGCGGCCAGCCGGTCGGAGATGCTCAGCGACTGCGACAACCGCCGCGCCGCCGAGCGATGCGCCGTCACGGCATGCCGCCGCAGCAAGGTGAGCGTTTGCGCGGTCACCTCCGCGGTGACGAACGGGTTGCCGTCGCGATCTCCGCCGATCCACGAGCCGTACCGCACCAGCGGCGTGGCAGGGACGGCCACCTTGGGGTAGTACTGGTGAATCGCGGCCCGCAGGTCGGCCAACAGCGCGGGGGCCTCGCTCCACAGCACGGGCATGATCGACAGCCCCCGTTCGACCTCCTGCAGCACGGTGGGGCGCCAGGGCCGCACGAAGTCGGTCTGCCATAGCTTGAACAGCTCGCCTCGCAACCGATCAGTCACGCGTTCGCGTTCGACGGGAAGCAGCCCGGGGGCGTCGCCGGTCGACAGGACTTCGCGAATCCGCCGCAGCAGCCGGCGCACCGAACGGCGTTTCGCCTCGGTCGGGTGGGCGGTCAGCACCAGTTCGATCCGCACCCGATCGACCAACCGCTGCACCTCCTCGGTCGACAGCCCTCGATCCTGAAAGGCCGCCAGCGCGGCGCGAACCGATTCGCGCCGCGGCTCGGGATACGACTCCCGCTCGCGTTGCCGCAGGACCCGCACGCGTTGGCGATCCTCGGCCAGATTCGCCAGTTCCAGAAAGATGCTGAAGCTGCGGACGATCGCCTTGAGTTGACTGTCGGAGAGCGCCGCAACCCGCTGGTAGAGTTGCTCGCCCGCCTGCTCGTCCCCCGCGTGGAGTCGTCGGGCCAAGCCGCGAACGTGTTCGACCAAGTCGAAACCCGCTTCGCCGGCGAAGCGTTTGATGACGTCGCCGAACAATCGGCCGAGGAAGTCGATCTCGCGGCGCAGCTCCGATTGGCGATCTTCGCTCATGGGGACTCGCGGGAGGCGGGCGGGGCGGGAGGCGGGCGGGGCGTCGCCCGGCGGGACCGGCATTATCGCCGATCCGATGGCGTGCGCCGACTCCCTTCCGAACCTTGGCGTGATCTCGCGCGTGCGTACTGAAAGGACCGGCTGGGATCGTCACCGTGCCTCCGTGGTGACAACGTCCCCGCCCGAGCGGCCTCAAAACGGCGTTTCACGGGGTCGGCGCGCGTGCTAGGCTTGCCTGTGGGTTTTGCGTGGGTTCGGACTTTGTCCGGGTGGTCGTCGTGCCTTCCCTGGCGGGCAAATTATGGCGTGCGTCATGCAGATGGAAGAGATCTCTCCCGAGGCGGTCGAGCACGGGCAGTTGCTCGCGGCGGCGGAGTTGCTGTGCCGAGTGTGGCCCAAGCCGGGGCGAACCCCCGAGTCGCGGGTCGAGGCGGCCCTGTCCGAGTTGCGCGCCTATGACGGCCCGCACAACCAACGACCCCGGTCGTTTCTCCTCCGCGAGCAAGGCAAGGCGATCGCCCATGCCTCGATCGTCTCTCGCGAAATCATCTTGGGGAGCGAACGGGTCGTCGTCGCCGGCCTCGCGCGGGTCTGTACGGCCCCCGAGCAGCGGGGCCGGGGGCTGGGGGAACTGGTCGTCCGCGCGGCATTCGAAACGATCGACCGCGACGACTTCCCGTGGGCCCTGTTTCAGACCAACACCTCGGTCCGCCCGTTCTACGAACGGCTCGGGTCCGCGCTCGTCGAGAACCGGATCGTCAACTCCCGCGGCGACGACTCCGAGGCGAATCCTTTCTGGGACGAAGTGGTGATGCGCTACCCGAATCGCCCCGACTGGCCCGCGGGGACGATCGATCTCCTGGGCCCCGGGTACTGAGCGGACCACGGACCGCCGAACCGAGGCCCGCGAATCGCCCCGAATGTCAGATGGCGTGGCGCGTGCCGCGCAGCCGGGCGCGAGCTCGGGTGAGGACCGGGCCGACGCTCCCCACCGGGACGCCGACCACGCGGCTGATCTCCTGGTAGGTCTTCCCCTCAAGGTGATACATCCGCACCACCTGAGCGTCGGGGCCGTCGAGTTGCTCGAGCATGCGGTCGACTTCCTCGCGGTCGCTGATCCGCTCTTCGACCGCAGCGGCTTGGTCGGCCGGGTCGAGGGCTCCAACCGTGGTTGCGGGGGATCGCTGAGCGAGCAACCGCCGGACGACAATCCGCCGGGCGATGACGGTGAGGTACGTCGCCAAGCTGCTGCGACCCTGGAACCGCCGGAGAACCGCAAAATCGTCGTCGACGATGGCCAAAAACACGTCGCTGGCCAGATCCTCGCGATCGGCTGCCGAGAGGACCATCGACCGGCTGCGGGCCGAGTGGTTGATCACGTGGATCACCAGCCCCGAGAAGCGGTCGACGAAGGACTCCCAGGCGCGTTCCTTTTGCGCCAAGCAGTTTTCGAGCAGGGTGCGGTCGACTTCCGAAAGCGCCACGTCGCGACTCCACGGTCGGTCGCAGGCTGAGGCTGCGAGCAGTACTTGGCCCCTGATTGCCGTCCGGCGCCGTACCCCTGCTCGGCGGGGTCGGTCCAACGACGCGCGCACCGCGAAGCGAGGCGGCTGACGAACGGATCCCTCCCCTGTCCTCTCAATTCTAGATAGCCGGCGGCGGCGGAGCAAGCCAACGGCGATTTCGGCCGGGGAATGCCGCGAGTCGTCGCGGAGAGAGCACAGGAGAGCCTGGGCGAGGACGAGCCCGGGTGTTGAGACGAGAATGCCAACAGGGGGCCTATGCCGTCCGCTCGCCATGGCCGTTGGCGACGGCTTGCGGGGGGACCATAGCCGGGGCGGCTGCGGTCGTCGTCGGACGTTCGCTTGAGCGAAATCGATCTCGACGGCCCTGCGGCAATTTCCGAAACTCCGCTCGCGGCAACACTTGCCGGCGATTCGCCGATACGGTTATCATCGCCCGGAGACGGCGGTATTGCAGGCGGCGCCAGCCTTTGGCCGCGACGAGCGCGGCTCGGCGTGTCGGAGCGCCGCCCGGACTCGATGCGAATTCCAAGGAGAGAGTAGATATGGCCCACGTTGTGTGCGAACCGTGCTTCGGCTGCAAGTACACCGATTGCGTGGTCGTTTGCCCGGTGGAGTGCTTCTACGAGGGCGAGCAGATCCTGTACATCCACCCGGACGAGTGCATCGACTGCGAAGCGTGCGTTCCCGAGTGCCCGGTCGAGGCGATCTTCCACGAGGACAACGTCCCGGAGGAGTGGAAGGGCTTCATCGAACTGAACGCCGAAATGGCGCCGCAGTGCCCCGGGATCACCGAGAAGAAGGCCCCGCTGGCCGACCAATAGATCCGGCGCGGTTGGGTCGCCTCGCGGCAAGATCGCTGCGGTGTGCTCCCGACAGCTGCGGATTTGACTTGCGAATCCTTAGCCGTCGCTCGCGATTACGCGAGCGGCGGCTTTTTTCATGCGCCGAACGTGACTCGCTGTTCTCGGGCTTGAGTTCGGCGACGGAGTCGGCGTCTAGGCCGGGCGAGTCGCCAGCGCCGGTCCTGCCGAATGCGCCGGCTGCGCACGGTGCGGAAAACCTCTTGTTGCTGCGGCGCAGGGCGGGTCCAGGAGCGATCCTCGACATAGGTTTGTGTTGAAGATAGCCCCGCTCCCGAGGCGACGGTCGCAAGCCGTCGCGCCGTGGATCGTCGTCTCGCCTCAGGACACGCGCTGTGAGTCGTTCTCGCCCGGCAATCCGACGTCCCGCTCGCGCCTGTCTCGGCAGCCGCCGCGGCTTGGCCGCAACCGAACTGGCGGTCTGTCTGCCGCTGCTGGTGCTGATCGTCTTCGGCTCGATCCAGGCGTGCAATCTCATCTACCTGCGACACGGGCTGGTGACCGCTGCGTACGAGGGGACGCTCGAACTGGCCAAACCGAACGCCTCGAACGCTTCGATCCGCGTCCGGGCCGAACAAGTCCTGGCGGCCCGCGGCATTCGTAACGCACAACTGCAGATCCTCCCCGCCGGTACGGAGGCGTCCTCCTCGATGCGGGGGACGCCGCTGACGATCGACATTCGGGCCGAGGTGAAGCCGAACATCGCCTTGTCAGGTTTCTTCCCGTTGCCGAACGAAGTCCGCGTTCGGCTGGCAGGCACGCGCTGAACACGAGGGGACGATGACCGCTCTGCACGCTGCGACAGACACGTTCCATCGGCGCCGCCGCCGACCGCGGGGCGCCGACCGACGCGGGGCGATGCTGGCCCTGATCGCGCTGCTGTTGCCGGTCGTGTTGCTGTTCATGGGATTCGCCGTCGATCTGGCGTACATGCAGACGACGCGCATGGAACTGCGGGCCGCCGCCGACGCCGCGGCCCGCGCCGGGGCGACCGCGTTGTCGCAGACAGGCGACGAAGCCGCAGCGCGGAGGGTCGCCAGTCAGATCGCCCAACGCAACGAAGTCGCCGGTCAGGCGATGCTGCTGCGCGACAGCGACATCGAGATCGGCCGGTCGACGCTGCAGTCCTCGGGAAAGTGGGCGTTCACCCCTGGGAGAGCTCCGTCAAACGCGGTTCGCGTCACGGCCCCGCGCAACGCATCGTCGCGGGGAGGGAGCGTCTCGCTGTTTTTCGGCGGGCTGATCGGACGCAAGTCGTTTGACCCGGTCATGCAGGCGACGGCCAGCTTCCTAAGCTGCGACATCTGCGTGGTTCTCGATCGTTCGACCTCGATGAAGCTGAACGTCACGGGCCAGACCGGCGGCATGTACACCTCGGATCCCCGGTTCTGCGCTCCCCCCGTGGCGACCAGCCGCTGGATTGCGCTGGACGCCGCGATGCAAGTCTTCACCGACGAACTTCGCCAAAGCGGCGGCGAACACCAAGTCGCCTTGGCCAGCTACAGCAGCGACATTGTCAGCATGTACGGCAATCTGTGCGGGGCCAGCAAGACGCCGGCCACGCTCGACGCCCGCCTGAGCACGAATCTCAAGGCGATTGACGACGCGGTCGGCAAGCTCTCGACCGGCGTTTGGAACGGCAACACCCACATCGAAGCCGGCATGCGCGTCGGCATCGACGCCTTGCTGGACAAACGGTACGCCCGCACCACGGCGACGAAGATCATGATCGTCATGACCGACGGCAACGAAAACGTGGGAAGCGCGATGTCGGCGGCCCAGGTCGCCGCCGCGGCGAACGTCATCGTCCACACGATCACCTTCAGCGACGACGTCAATCAGACGCTGATGCGGAACGTCGCCTCGGTCGGCGGGGGAACGCATTATCACGCCAACACTGCCGAACAGTTGCGGGCGATCTTCAAAGAGATGGCCGCGACGGTCGCGGGTCTGACCCAGTGATCCGCGGCGAGCCGCCGACCGCGGATCGTCACGCATTCCTACGGCGATGTCGCTCGGTTTCAAATCTGCATTCAACGAGTTGCGACATGAATCGCTTGAGCGTTCCGAAGAACGTCGCCGGGAGACGCCGATCTCGTCGTCGCGGGGCGACGACCGTCGAATTCGCGTTGACGGCGCCGCTGCTGTTCATGATGGTGCTGGGAGCGATCGAATTCAGCCGTGCGAACATGCTGCTTCACACGAGCTCGATCGCCGCGACCGAGGCGGCCCGGGCCAGCATCATCCCCGGCGCCACCGTCGCGGAAGTCCGCGCAGCCGGGCAGCAGCAACTCAACTTGATCGGCGTGACCGAGGCGACCTTTACGATCGAGCCGGCCGAGATTCTGCCTGACACGAAGCAGGTGACGGTCAATCTCTCCGTCCCGGTGAACCTGCGGAACGGCTACCTCCTGCCGCGGGTGTTCCTCGGGCGAAGCGTATTCAAGTCGGTCACCCTGCAGCGCGAAGGAGCGACTGCAGAGACGGGAAGCGAATCGGCGCCAAAGACCGGCATCGTCGGCGAGATGCAAGGCGACGGCTACAGCGGGTTCACAACGGCCTCCAGCGCCAAGACCAACGGGGCGTCCAACGCCAGCGCGACAGGAACGGCCAACGCTAACGCCAAGAACGCGGCAAGCTCGAGTGGGTCGTAGCCCCAGTTCGAGCGGCGCCCGAGAGACGCACCCTGTCGGATTCGCGGCGCGTCACCGCAAGTCGACCGACCAGTACGCCGCGTCGAGGAAGGTCTTCCAACTGGCGTACTTGGGATTGCCCAGCTTCATCGCCAACAGCGGACTGCGCTTCGGCTTCACCGGCGGACGGATCAGCTTCATGTGCGCTTCCTTGGGGGTGCGGCCCCCTTTGCGAACGTTGCACTTGACGCACGCGCAGACGAGGTTCTCCCAGCTTGCCTCCCCGCCGCGACAGGTGGGGACGATGTGGTCGAGGCTCAGTTCGCTCGTGGGGAAGTGCAGGCCGCAGTACTGGCACTGGTTGGCGTCCCGGGCGAAGATGTTTCGCCGATTCAGCCGCACCCGCTGTCGCGGCACGCGATCGTAGTTGAGCAGCCGCAGGACCCGCGGCACGCACACCTCAAAATTGACGCTGCGGATCCAGTCCTCGTCGGGCGCCTTTTCCTTGAACGCGGCGCGCAGCTCGCTGATCTCGCGCCACGACTGAAAGTCGTAGTTGGCGTATTGGCCGTTTTCGATGTGAATGACCTCGGCCAGGCAATTCACCAGCAGGCTGAAGGCGCGCCGCACGTTGACCACGTGCACCGCCATGTACTGGCGATTGAGCACGAGTACGCTGGCGCTCAAGGCGCTTGGTTCGGCTGTCGACATCCGCGGTCGTCCTCCCGGAGAGAAGCTGTGCGTCGTCAATGCTGCCTGTTCGCCATGCACCGGCAGCGGGCAAGTCGCAGCGGGGCGAAGATCGCCCCGGCGCGGCCGCAAGCGCGGGTGCAGCAGCGGAACGCATGTCATTCTAAGCGGGGTTCGTCCGCCAAGCCAGCGCAGGCACGTTGACAATTCTCCCTACTGGTCCGCGGACCGACCGGGAGTCGACGAGGTTCGCGATGCGGCGTTCCTTCAAAGCTCGGGCATGCCATTTGCTCTTGCGGCGGGGACGCGATGCCGACGGACCGCCGCCGCGGGATTCTCTTGCGAACGGCGCAGGGGGCTCGTTACGATAAGTCAAGAGCCCAGGCCGATCGCGGCAAGACGCCGCCGGGGCCGCGGCCATTTCCACGCGGGGGCGCTTCATCGATGATCCACTACACCTGCGACGGTTGCGGACGAACGATCGACTCGTCCAGTGAAATGCGCCACATTGTTCGCGTCGAAGTTTACGCGGCGATCGAGCCGAACGACGAACAACTCGACGACGACCGCGACCACCTGCAGGAAATCCAGGATCTGCTGGAACAACTCGACGAAGCGGACGAGGCCGAACTGGGCGACGAGGTCTATTGCCAGCGTCGTTTCGACCTGTGCAACGAGTGCCGCCGCCGATTCGTGAAGAATCCGTTAGGGCGCATGACGAGCGAACAGTTGGGTTTCAGCCAGAACTGACGGCTCCTTCCCTCCCGCAGCTCCGGCCGGCTCTCTCTGCGTTTGCCGCCATTGGTTTTCTCGCGCCATGCCCGCCTACCAGCGATCGCGCACGCATCAGATTCTGGCGATCGTCTTGGTGGTTGCGATCGCGCTGCTCAACTGGTGGCTGGAGCGGCAGGAGCAGATCGCCGACCCCGCCGGGCCGCGGGACAGCGTCCGCGTCGAGCGGGTCGTCGACGGCGACACGTTGCTGTTGGGACCCGACGGGACACGGGCCCGGTTGCAAGGAATCGACACCCCCGAGACGGTCAAGGAAGACTCCCCCGTCGAACCCTGGGGGCCCGAGGCGACGCAGTTCACACGCGATTTCGTCCGCGCGGCGGGCAACCGCGTCGAGATCGAGGTCGACGGCGAGCGCCAGGATCAGTACGGCCGGCGACTGGTCTTCGTTTGGGCGGGCGAGCGGTTGCTGAACGAGGAACTTGTCCGCGCGGGGCTCGCCCGACCGAAGCTGGCCTACGACTACAGCCAAGCGAAGAAGGACCGTCTTAAGCAAGCCCAGCGCGAAGCTCAAGCGGCCCGGCGCGGGATTTGGTCGGGCAAGAACTGAGGGGCTATTCCCTTCTCGCCTTCGAAATTGCCCGCGAATCACGCGAAATGTCGCGAGTAGTTTTCAGCAGGGATCGAGTTGGGGCATAGGCAGTTCACCGCAAGAGCTGGGATTGGCTTTGCCAATCGCGGTCGCCTCCGTCTCCGATTCGCCCCCTTTGCCGAGTTCGCGGGCTCCTGAACCGCTTTCAATCGCCGAATCCATGACGAGCCCGCACCGTACTGCCGCCGAGTTGCGCGAGCACGCCTGGCAAATTTGGCGCGCCGGCGTGGCAGGGGTCGATCCGCGACGGTTGATTCAAGACGCCGTGCAAGTGCATGGCGACTTGCTCGTCGTGAACGACGGGGCGGAGGAGATTGAACTAGGCGAAGTCAATCGAATCGTGGTCGTCGGCGGCGGCAAGGCAGGCGCCGCGATGGCGTCCGCTCTCAAAAGCGTCCTCGTCGACTCGGACGCTGCGCGCCGGCGGTTGAGCGGTTTGGTGTGCGTTCCCGAGGACTGCTTGCCGACTCTCCGGATCTTCTCCCCCGACAATCAGCAAAGTCGGGGAGAGATCGAACTGGTCGCCGGTCGCCCGGCCGGCGTCAACGAGCCGACCCCAGCCGGCGAGGCGGCCGCTCGGCGGATGCTCGAACTCGTCGGCTCGCTGACCCGCGACGACCTTTGCTTGTGCCTGCTCTCCGGCGGAGCGTCGGCGCTGCTCCCGGCGCCATGCCGAGGGTTCTCGCTCGAAGACAAGCTGCAATTGACGCGGCGCTTGTCCGCCGCGGGGGCGTCGATCGATCAGCTCAACTCCGTGCGACGTGAATTGAGCGATTTCAAGGGAGGCGGACTGGCCGACGCGTGCAGGGCCGGTCGCATGATCTCGCTTGTCGTCTCCGACGTGCCGGGCGACGATCTCGCGACGATCGGCTGCGGGCCGACGGCAGATCGTCAATCGCTTCCCTTGGTCGCGATCAATGTGTTGCGAGAGTTCGGCGTCGACCGCGAGCCGTACGGCGAGCGTGCCGTCGGCGTGCTGTTGGACAAGCACCGGCACCGGCAGCGGAACGACGCTCGTGCCAAGCGGACGACTCGTTCAAGGAATTACGTCATCGGCAACAACGCCGCGGCTGTCGACGCCGCGGGGATCGAGGCGGAGCGGTTGGGGTACAGCCACGCAATGATCTCGGCGACCGCGCCGGAGGGACCGGCGGAGGAGGTCGGCCGGCGGCTGGCGTCGCTCGCCAGGCAGATGCGCGACGAGCCGGGGCCCGATTGCCTGATCGCCGGCGGCGAGCCGACGGTGCGCCTGCCGCCCCCCGAGGTTCGCGGCCGCGGGGGACGCAATCAGCAGCTCTGCCTGGCGGCGCTCGTCGAGCAATCCGACTGGCGCGGAATGGCGCTCGTCTCGGGAGGGACCGACGGCGAGGACGGTCCGACCGACGCCGCGGGGGCGTTTCTCGACGAGCCAATCGCGATAGCGGCTCGGCGTATGCGGCTCGACGCCGTCGATGCGCTAGCCCGCTGCGACGCCTACGAATTCTTTTCGCGCTGCGACGGCCTCTTGAAGACCGGCCCGACTCACACCAACGTCGGCGACCTGCGGGTGGTCGTCGTCGAGCGGCGTGCTAGCGAGTCGCACTGAGGTGCAATCGCCGGGAGTGCGGCGTTCTGCGGGCTTGCGGACCTGACTGCGATTCGGGCCCGCTTATGCAGTCGGCCGCGGCGCCCTACAATGGGTCGCATGTACGCAGTTCTGTTCGACATCGACGGCACGCTGATTCAGACCGGCGGGGCGGGGCATTTGGCGTTCTCGCGGGCCTTCGCCGACGAATTCGGGGTGGAGAAGCTCGCGGGGGACGTTTCGTTCGCGGGACGCAGCGATCGGGCGATCGCGCTCGATCTCATGCGGGCCCACGACGTGCCGGCGACCCCGGCGACGTGGCTCCAGTTTCGCCGAAGCTACCTGACCCACCTGCCGGGGGCGCTCGCTGAACTCAACGGCGTCGTCT
The window above is part of the Pirellulales bacterium genome. Proteins encoded here:
- a CDS encoding DUF4147 domain-containing protein; this encodes MTSPHRTAAELREHAWQIWRAGVAGVDPRRLIQDAVQVHGDLLVVNDGAEEIELGEVNRIVVVGGGKAGAAMASALKSVLVDSDAARRRLSGLVCVPEDCLPTLRIFSPDNQQSRGEIELVAGRPAGVNEPTPAGEAAARRMLELVGSLTRDDLCLCLLSGGASALLPAPCRGFSLEDKLQLTRRLSAAGASIDQLNSVRRELSDFKGGGLADACRAGRMISLVVSDVPGDDLATIGCGPTADRQSLPLVAINVLREFGVDREPYGERAVGVLLDKHRHRQRNDARAKRTTRSRNYVIGNNAAAVDAAGIEAERLGYSHAMISATAPEGPAEEVGRRLASLARQMRDEPGPDCLIAGGEPTVRLPPPEVRGRGGRNQQLCLAALVEQSDWRGMALVSGGTDGEDGPTDAAGAFLDEPIAIAARRMRLDAVDALARCDAYEFFSRCDGLLKTGPTHTNVGDLRVVVVERRASESH